The sequence ttaccttctatattttaaaaataaagcaaatttcaTGTACCgtaaacaaacaattaattaattggtaaGCGATTGAGACGACCAAAAAATTTCATGCCCCTTGTGCTTTTCTTGTCCTCAATAGGTCGAAACTCAATACCTTTATCGAGGAGGCCTTGCACTGTGTAGCGAGCCATCTTTAGTATCCCGGCCGCTACCTCTCCTTTGTCACCCTCATCAACATAGAGTTCTCCCAGTTCGATTTCCATCCACCCGTCGGCTCTATCGTCGCCTGCATGAGAAAATTGCGACCGCAGAAAGTGCTGAATGCAGTTTCTAGTCCTTGTGTGCTAATCCAAAAACAAGGCCATCTCAATCAATCAGTATAAATCATCAGAGGGAACCAAAATGTTTCTgttagaaatttaataaaattaaaagttaaatttgcaattttttttgtgaagttATGAGATCTCATCTGTTGAAGTCGAAAATAATGAGACAAGCTAAAAGAGAACGCTATGAAAGAGGGGAAATTTTAGGCCGGATTATGTTCGGTCAaatctaaatcaattatataataaataaaatatatttatcgtgtgattaatatataattaaaaattatgattaatcaCAGAGATTAAATGATTCTCGTTAAAAAAGACTTAATGGGCCATGTTAGAGGAAGTGGTCCATACAATAATTCCACATTCCCACTGCCAAAACATACAGGCATAATGAAGGCTGTGCatagtttaaattttggataattacacttccctTCTctaagtttggtgtaattatgcATAAATCCCTAATAATTTAAGTGAGCAGGCTTTCaaagacaaaaataagaataaatttcacttttcaaaGACAGAttcaataatgaaaaaatctctgtcttaaaattataaaataaagctACAATATATTGATGGAATTTTGTACAGCTAGGcatcttcaaaaaaaaataaaatatgaaaatatttcatcgTATCCGTCTTTGATTTGGTATTGAAACAAAGAATTTATGATGGGATATTTTTCATCTTAGATTCGCAAAATCTGAgacagaataaaaaatatttttttttgtttcatctttATTTCTCTCTTTGTTTCATCTCATATATGGTTGTTTCATCTCATATAtgaatcttgaattttttattttttttataatatccgtcttaaaataaaaagcaaagaCGAAATACTTCTTTTACAATTGACTGAAACAAAATGAATCGGCATTGAGAATTGAGGTGTTACTGAGACGGAGAGGGGGCTCCCGCCAAATTTGCAATGAGCTTGCTACTCAGCAGCTGCCGCTGACAAATTTTGCAACACTCTTTTCGTCCAACATGTTGCCCGTCGCAAATTAATCGCGAATATTGTTGCTAttagctattttatttttaagtatttccTTTATATTAGTCAGATAACTCTTTTGATTGAAGCCACgtagatttttattatttttatttttatcatgaatCGTACAATGAACAAGTTGACAATTTAATGACCAATGAGCATAACAAACAAATAGAAGCATAAGGTATGAATTACATAGAAGGGAAATTCACCGCAGACTAGGTTCAGTCAAAcctaaactaattatatggcAAGTATGATGCATTTATCGTGTGATTGGTGTAAATTGTGATATACTTGTCGTGTAACTGGTATACAGTTTAGAAAAGTAAcgaatcacataacaagtctgatacacttattttgtaattaatttgattcaactAAACTCGATTCGAGTAAGAAGTTTTGAAATcctaaagtatgaaaaatgCCCTTAGACCTTGTCCAGGATCGGTCGAAACTCAATGCCTTCAACGATGAGGCCGTCCATTTTGTCGCGAGCCAACTCTACTATCCTCACCTCAACCTCTCCTTTGCCACCCTCATCGATGTAGAAACATCCCAATTGTATTTCCATCCACTCGTCAGCTCTACAGGAGGTCGGCCGTTCAAAGCTCACTATCCGATGTTCTCGCCTTTTGGAGTGATTAGAATCTGATGGATCCCCACGGACAAGTCTGATTGTGGTATATGcgaaatgcaattttgtgtCATTATTGTGAGCTAATTCAAACACTAGATATGCTGCGTAGGGAGTGTTTGGGGAAAGCATTTGGGTTTTGATCCTGCCTCGGATATCAAACTTCACTGTCCGACGTGAATGTGTTGGTAGAGCACTCACCTCTGAGAACCTacgcatatatataataggaAGAATATTGATTAAGAGATGCAAAAAGAATGCAGTATAGGATGTTATCATTTGTcatcattacaaatattacttgtttgtttgaaaaattataaatacctccctAGAATCAACAATAGTCTAACACATACTTCCCTAGAATGAGCTGTCACGAAGGATTTTTGTTAGACGGTCGTTAATTTTAGAGAGTtatttgtaacttttcaagCTACAAAGGactagttgtaatttatccttaaaaaccaatttattggttatagtaataagaaaatattcactatgtatatgtaataatattgtaaataaattatatcgcTACgagttttcaaaattaaaaaaaaaatgtaaaatttaattaatggatATCACAATATTCGCAACAATATGATACTATCTGATAATAACTTGATATGAtcgataatattattatattgacCATATACTCCAATATTATCAGCAATACGTATATATacactcaaaaaataataagcatAATCTGATATTTTGGGAGCAACAGTATGGTTGACATattgtgtgtgagtgtgtgcgCGCGCATGTTGGTGGGGAGGGGGGCGTAAAATTCCTTTTCGTCCCTGATTTTTcagattaatttcaaaatcatcCATGTCTTTACTATTAATTTCAAACTAGTCCCTTCAATGATTTTTCAGCATTAATTTTCGAccaaattatatgattttccTGAATTAACCTTTATAAAGTTTTAgcttaatcaaattatttggtctctcacatttaattttttagtgcaatttactccttttcacattatataaagaaaacttaatatttttgtcagaGTAGTTTTGCATAGAAGAATTTAATACTTTGCAAggaaaaaaagtatttatcaaaaattaatatttttgtcaaaatatttttagatttaaggtaaaaaaaaatacttttgcatggggaaagaagaaattatacatatatatatatagtttactgctaagaattaaataaatatatatttcttatactaaataaattaaattcaacttatatagttaaataagcatacaattttcatttgcctttaataaatttccaatatttttttttgaacttgAGGACTTATGCATTAGTGAAACAAAAACATacctaataatttaaatgatttattaacttaaaatttaataagcaCATATATTTACgacataaatattaatttttacatgtaGATTTGTGTCAAGGGATTAAATtataactgaaaataaaatgtgagGGACCATAATGATTTACGGTAAAACTTTTAGAACGGTAATTCAGGAAAATCACATTATGTCCAAAAATTAACGCCGAAAAATCATTGAAAGGActgatttgaaaaaatataaataatgttgaGTTAATAAGTTTGGAAAGACAGTGAATTTTAccctctgtgtgtgtgtgtgtacggAATAATTACCTTGAGCTGGGGTGAGATATCATGTCCCAACGTTCGGACGAGAATACAAGCCTTGCAGCTCCAAGCGTGAAACAGTTCTTTCCACTACTTGGGTCCAGAAAGTAGCTCTGTCAACATGGGATCAAACCCgcaaattggatttttattgcatcttctattctatttatataaaaattacgtCATTAATTCTATCtaagaaaagattttatagACGTTGCTGATCGTACCAGGGAAGCTGATCGCCATGCCACTTCCTGCTTATCGGGCGGTAGCATCGTCTTCCACTCGCTGTGATCAAGCGTTAAACCTGAATAATCCATAGGTAACTGCCGTCCCAGTCCATCAGCAATTGACTGTTCATGGCTAAAACTAACATCCCAAGTAGAGGACGGGGAGATGATTGTGCTGCTGAGATCCCTGGAATGACTCGACGCAGTTTCCCTGTCTGGATCGTCGCCGCGCAGGACGGCATGCACCAATCTCTCCCAGTTGTCGTAGTTCTTGGCCATGTTGGTGTGTCAAGATGAATCTTCAACAGTTATCGAGTTCTCTTCTCTTCAAGTGTTAGGACATGAAGATGAAACCTTAGATGCAGTTAGGTTTGTGGACGAGGAAAGCAAAGCAAGACAGGTCTTCGTCAACAGAATTACTCAAACCACAAGGACCATACGAAATTATAGGTGGCTTTATCTCAAATATTTGGCAGTTTACTGTTTGATGTTTGGGCGTTGATTGGGGTTGCTGCGCTGAATGAATGGGCGTCCATCTCTTTGACTTGGGCTTGGACTGTGTTCAGATCTTGGGCTCGCAAAATATACGATGTTAACATTACTAATTTAcgactaattaatatttgttttgaacTTATCgctgacaaaaatatttatcatgattctTGACTACAATCGAGGTAtcatacttttaattatgtttaatgtttAATTGTAACTAATGCTTTGATATCACTAATAGAAACAATGGTAAATTGTCATGAGCAGCCgtgattaattagtatatataccACAATGTTTTACTTTGtaccataataattaattataataaaaaaaatatatcatattttcatatataaatctgaaaaaaatatcGTACAGGGAAACTAATAATAACATGCA comes from Sesamum indicum cultivar Zhongzhi No. 13 linkage group LG10, S_indicum_v1.0, whole genome shotgun sequence and encodes:
- the LOC105171877 gene encoding F-box protein PP2-B5, whose amino-acid sequence is MAKNYDNWERLVHAVLRGDDPDRETASSHSRDLSSTIISPSSTWDVSFSHEQSIADGLGRQLPMDYSGLTLDHSEWKTMLPPDKQEVAWRSASLSYFLDPSSGKNCFTLGAARLVFSSERWDMISHPSSRFSEVSALPTHSRRTVKFDIRGRIKTQMLSPNTPYAAYLVFELAHNNDTKLHFAYTTIRLVRGDPSDSNHSKRREHRIVSFERPTSCRADEWMEIQLGCFYIDEGGKGEVEVRIVELARDKMDGLIVEGIEFRPILDKV